One part of the Thermococcus sp. genome encodes these proteins:
- a CDS encoding respiratory chain complex I subunit 1 family protein: MKMETTAKLAFSFIGVLLTFLLPPYLDGIARRVKARLQYRRGPPLMQTWYDLNKLFNLPSVKPTKSALFTWAPFLALASAVIGALLLPYGNVVPINVGFNLVVFFYVILMVSVFLMLAGLTVQNAFSHLGSAREMQIILTVEPLIAILYGVLAYNAGSLNIADIVSNLHLTPSLVMTYVLLAYALYVESGFVPFDIAEAEQEVIGGPLSEYSGRLLGVFYYAIYIKRFALLWFFVSLLVLPWVGPINTTLKAAEVLAIQFLLTIALYPVIASLEATNARLRIDHVVKMNTRAFFAGVIILAIAFMGW; this comes from the coding sequence ATGAAAATGGAGACGACGGCTAAGCTTGCCTTCAGCTTTATCGGAGTGCTCCTGACTTTCCTCCTGCCCCCTTACCTTGATGGAATAGCCAGAAGGGTAAAGGCGAGGCTCCAGTACAGGCGCGGGCCACCGCTTATGCAGACGTGGTACGACCTCAACAAGCTCTTCAACCTTCCATCGGTCAAGCCGACAAAGAGCGCGCTCTTCACATGGGCGCCTTTCCTGGCTTTGGCCTCTGCCGTAATCGGTGCCCTACTCCTCCCCTACGGTAACGTCGTTCCAATAAACGTGGGATTCAACCTAGTCGTGTTCTTCTACGTAATCCTGATGGTCAGCGTATTCCTGATGCTCGCGGGACTCACAGTTCAGAACGCATTCAGCCACCTCGGTTCCGCCAGGGAGATGCAGATAATCCTCACTGTTGAGCCACTCATTGCGATACTCTACGGAGTCCTGGCCTACAACGCCGGTTCCCTCAACATAGCGGACATCGTCTCAAACCTCCACCTGACGCCTTCACTCGTGATGACCTACGTCCTCCTGGCTTACGCCCTCTACGTCGAGAGTGGCTTCGTGCCCTTCGACATAGCCGAGGCGGAGCAGGAAGTTATCGGCGGTCCCCTCAGCGAGTACAGTGGAAGACTCCTAGGAGTCTTCTACTACGCCATCTACATCAAGCGCTTTGCCCTGCTGTGGTTCTTTGTGAGCCTGCTCGTCCTTCCGTGGGTAGGTCCGATAAACACAACGCTCAAAGCGGCCGAGGTGCTCGCGATACAGTTCCTGCTGACGATAGCTTTATACCCGGTTATAGCTTCACTTGAGGCCACGAACGCAAGGCTCAGGATTGACCACGTGGTTAAGATGAACACGAGGGCGTTCTTCGCCGGTGTGATTATACTCGCAATAGCCTTCATGGGGTGGTGA
- a CDS encoding NADH-quinone oxidoreductase subunit C: protein MVTTKDLEAHSEFECRACEKGRCRKADVNVILSERKGLKEFYEAFKEHIKECKRMTYGQYQFVIDREVLPEAVLWWHNHPEFKETHLSTAVGTDERPLNGHFVYMPFLNVQVEFANEPENYYVFLRTYLPADDPSFPSVAAKLPAALWIEREVRDLLGFNPVGHPDPRRLILPEDWPEGVYPLRKDMDYRDSPMAEPKVEFKEKPDETTLVPMGPAHMGIEEPAHFRLFVKGETIVDVDYRGFYSHRGIEKTGEGRLTYNQVLFLAERICGICGYQHSVSYAMAVERLADVDIPDRARYIRTLLLELERIHNHLLWVGIAAHLVGYDTGFMHAWRIREPVMWLVERLTGNRKQYGMNIVGGVRRDILDYRKEEILKVVKQIREETKKFLDIALNTNTFIKRAEGVGILPYKVAKAYSVLGPTARASGRRIDTRKDQAVKTATAYNELDFKVPVYKEGDVLARVLVRMDELFESLWMVEQIIDQMPGGDIMVPIGDLPEYEEALGFTEAHRGEVVHYVMTGEKNKVYRWKVRAPTYNNLPAVPEMLKGYHVADAPLIIASIDPCYSCTERVQFVDLETGKVKVLTEAEFNELSIKYKGVF from the coding sequence ATGGTAACGACGAAGGATTTGGAGGCTCACTCCGAATTTGAGTGCAGGGCCTGTGAAAAGGGCCGGTGCAGGAAGGCGGATGTTAACGTTATACTTTCCGAGAGAAAAGGTCTTAAGGAGTTTTACGAGGCCTTTAAGGAGCACATAAAGGAATGCAAGAGAATGACCTATGGTCAGTACCAGTTTGTCATAGACAGGGAGGTTCTCCCTGAGGCAGTGCTCTGGTGGCACAACCACCCGGAATTCAAAGAGACACACCTCTCCACGGCTGTGGGAACCGATGAGAGACCACTTAACGGACACTTCGTCTACATGCCGTTCCTCAACGTTCAGGTCGAGTTTGCCAACGAGCCTGAGAACTACTATGTGTTCCTCAGGACTTACCTCCCGGCAGACGACCCGAGCTTCCCGAGCGTCGCAGCTAAACTCCCAGCCGCGCTCTGGATAGAGAGAGAGGTCAGGGACTTACTTGGCTTCAACCCAGTTGGTCACCCAGACCCGAGAAGGTTAATTCTCCCCGAGGACTGGCCAGAGGGAGTTTATCCGCTCAGGAAGGACATGGACTACAGAGACTCGCCAATGGCAGAGCCGAAGGTTGAGTTCAAGGAAAAGCCCGATGAGACAACGCTCGTTCCGATGGGTCCAGCTCACATGGGTATCGAGGAGCCGGCCCACTTCCGGCTGTTCGTGAAGGGTGAGACCATAGTTGACGTTGACTACCGCGGTTTCTACTCCCACCGTGGCATAGAAAAGACGGGAGAGGGCAGGCTAACCTACAACCAGGTGCTCTTCCTCGCTGAGAGAATATGTGGAATCTGTGGCTACCAGCACTCCGTCAGCTACGCCATGGCCGTTGAGAGATTGGCTGACGTTGATATACCCGATAGGGCACGCTACATAAGGACACTGCTCCTCGAGCTTGAGAGGATTCACAACCACCTCCTGTGGGTGGGAATAGCAGCGCACCTCGTCGGCTACGACACGGGCTTCATGCACGCGTGGCGTATCAGGGAGCCAGTCATGTGGCTCGTTGAGCGCCTGACCGGAAACAGGAAGCAGTATGGTATGAACATTGTTGGTGGAGTTAGGAGGGACATACTCGACTACAGGAAGGAGGAGATACTAAAGGTCGTCAAGCAGATACGCGAAGAGACCAAGAAGTTCCTTGACATCGCTCTAAACACTAACACCTTCATCAAGCGCGCAGAGGGAGTCGGTATACTGCCCTACAAGGTTGCGAAGGCCTACTCTGTCCTTGGACCGACTGCCCGCGCTAGCGGAAGGAGGATTGACACGAGAAAGGACCAGGCAGTCAAAACTGCCACAGCTTACAACGAACTCGACTTCAAGGTCCCCGTTTACAAGGAGGGTGACGTTTTAGCTAGGGTTCTCGTAAGGATGGACGAGCTCTTTGAGAGCCTCTGGATGGTCGAGCAGATAATCGACCAGATGCCCGGCGGAGACATAATGGTTCCAATTGGCGACCTGCCCGAGTACGAAGAAGCTTTGGGCTTCACAGAGGCCCACCGCGGTGAGGTTGTCCACTACGTCATGACGGGCGAGAAGAACAAGGTCTACCGCTGGAAGGTTCGTGCTCCGACATACAACAACCTGCCGGCAGTTCCCGAGATGCTCAAGGGCTACCACGTTGCCGATGCACCGCTAATCATAGCGAGCATTGACCCGTGCTACTCCTGTACCGAGAGGGTTCAGTTCGTTGACCTCGAAACCGGCAAGGTGAAGGTTCTTACC